One window of the Nicotiana tabacum cultivar K326 chromosome 4, ASM71507v2, whole genome shotgun sequence genome contains the following:
- the LOC107816850 gene encoding UDP-glucuronate 4-epimerase 3-like, giving the protein MDKHRSRWTYSITKLIFWTTLFAGTILFICFHSPPSDSPSIHPKMKWGSPQWEKRVKSSARSRSGHFTILVTGVAGFVGSHVSAALKRRGDGVVGLDNFNSYYDPSLKRARQKLLERNGIFVIEGDINDSHLLKKLFDIVAFTHVMHLAAQAGVRYAMKNPGSYIHSNIAGLVSVFEACKSANPQPAIVWASSSSVYGLNSKAPFSEKDRTDQPASLYAATKKAGEEIAHTYNHIYGLSITGLRFFTVYGPWGRPDMAYFFFTKNILKGKSINVFEGSNNKSVARDFTYIDDIVKGCLGALDTAEKSTGSGGKKKGNAQLRVFNLGNTSPVPVTKLVSLLEKLLKVKAKKNVLPLPRNGDVMFTHANISYAQKEFGYKPSTDLQMGIQKFLNWYLDYYSISEKKKSFW; this is encoded by the coding sequence ATGGACAAACACCGTAGTAGATGGACATATTCAATCACGAAGCTTATTTTCTGGACCACACTTTTTGCAGGTACCATTCTTTTCATATGTTTCCACTCTCCTCCTTCTGATTCCCCATCTATCCACCCCAAGATGAAATGGGGCAGCCCACAATGGGAAAAGCGTGTCAAATCCTCTGCCCGATCTCGTTCCGGTCATTTTACCATCCTCGTCACCGGTGTTGCCGGTTTCGTCGGGTCCCACGTTTCCGCCGCCCTGAAACGGCGCGGGGACGGCGTCGTCGGTCTGGACAATTTCAACAGCTATTACGATCCATCATTGAAAAGAGCTCGTCAGAAATTGTTAGAACGTAATGGGATTTTTGTTATTGAAGGTGATATTAATGACAGTCATTTACTCAAGAAGCTTTTTGACATTGTGGCATTTACTCACGTAATGCACTTAGCTGCACAAGCTGGCGTTCGTTACGCTATGAAAAATCCTGGTTCTTATATCCACAGTAATATTGCAGGTCTCGTTAGCGTTTTCGAGGCCTGTAAATCAGCTAATCCACAGCCTGCAATTGTTTGGGCATCGTCTAGCTCTGTTTATGGACTTAATTCTAAAGCACCCTTTTCAGAAAAAGATCGAACGGATCAACCAGCAAGTCTTTACGCCGCCACAAAGAAAGCTGGTGAAGAGATTGCTCATACTTATAACCATATCTATGGTCTTTCAATTACAGGGCTGAGATTTTTCACTGTTTATGGACCCTGGGGTCGGCCTGATATGGcgtatttcttcttcacaaagaaTATATTAAAGGGAAAGAGTATTAATGTGTTTGAAGGTTCTAATAATAAAAGTGTAGCAAGGGATTTTACTTACATTGATGATATAGTGAAAGGGTGTTTAGGGGCATTGGATACAGCTGAGAAGAGTACAGGAAGTGGTGGGAAGAAGAAGGGAAATGCGCAATTGAGAGTGTTCAATTTGGGGAATACTTCACCTGTTCCAGTTACTAAGCTGGTTAGTCTATTGGAGAAGTTGCTTAAAGTAAAGGCTAAAAAGAATGTGTTGCCATTGCCAAGAAATGGGGATGTGATGTTTACTCATGCTAATATTAGCTATGCTCAAAAGGAATTTGGATATAAGCCTAGTACAGATTTGCAGATGGGGATACAGAAGTTTCTTAATTGGTATCTTGATTACTATTCAATTAGTGAGAAGAAAAAGAGTTTTTGGTGA